In a single window of the Coffea eugenioides isolate CCC68of chromosome 3, Ceug_1.0, whole genome shotgun sequence genome:
- the LOC113765175 gene encoding cytochrome b561 and DOMON domain-containing protein At2g04850 yields MNHFLLGFLIFSSLPLHLVFSSHCTTVTNTKTFEKCMALPSQDASIAWTFHAHNATLDLVFFGTFISPSGWVGWGMNPTSAEMTGTRALIAFPDPNSGQLVLLPYIIDPTVKLQKDPLLSRPLDVHLLSSSATLYGGRMATVHNGATIQIYATLKLVPNKTKIHHVWNRGLYVQGYSPTIHPTTANDLSSTATIDVLSGIAAKGNNNNIYTLKIIHGVINAISWGLLLPIGAITARYFRHIQALGPAWFYAHAGIQLFAIFIGTVGFAIGIRLGELSPGRVFGLHRKLGFAIFCLGWLQTLALLFRPKTTNKFRKYWKSYHHFVGYACVVIGVVNVFQGFDVMGLGRSYAKLAYCLGLSTLIGVCIALEVNSWVIFCRKAKEEKLRREGFISGCSDKASGSSRG; encoded by the coding sequence ATGAATCATTTCCTCCTAGGATTCCTAATATTTTCTTCCCTCCCACTACATTTGGTGTTTTCTTCTCATTGCACAACAGTTACTAACACCAAAACCTTCGAGAAATGTATGGCATTACCTAGCCAAGATGCCTCTATAGCTTGGACGTTTCATGCACACAATGCCACTCTTGATCTTGTCTTTTTTGGAACTTTTATATCCCCTTCAGGTTGGGTAGGATGGGGTATGAACCCTACTTCGGCCGAGATGACCGGAACACGTGCCCTTATCGCCTTTCCGGACCCAAACTCCGGCCAGTTGGTCCTTCTACCCTACATTATAGACCCCACTGTGAAACTACAAAAAGATCCACTCCTTTCGCGGCCTTTGGATGTTCATCTCCTCTCTTCTTCTGCCACCCTATACGGTGGCCGCATGGCCACGGTACATAATGGTGCAACCATTCAAATATATGCAACATTAAAACTTGTACCAAATAAAACCAAAATACATCATGTTTGGAACCGAGGATTGTACGTCCAAGGTTACTCTCCAACCATCCATCCGACGACTGCTAATGACCTTTCATCCACAGCCACCATTGATGTTTTATCCGGCATTGCAGCCAAAGGAAACAACAACAACATTTACACACTTAAAATCATTCATGGGGTCATAAATGCCATCTCCTGGGGACTTCTGCTACCGATTGGTGCCATCACAGCACGATATTTTCGACACATTCAAGCACTGGGGCCTGCATGGTTTTATGCTCATGCAGGGATACAACTTTTTGCAATTTTCATAGGAACTGTTGGATTTGCCATTGGTATTAGGCTTGGGGAACTGTCTCCAGGGAGAGTTTTTGGGCTGCATCGAAAACTTGGGTTCGCGATATTTTGCTTGGGATGGCTTCAGACTCTTGCTCTGTTGTTTAGGCCTAAAACTACAAATAAGTTTAGGAAGTATTGGAAATCTTATCACCATTTTGTAGGATATGCTTGTGTGGTTATAGGGGTGGTTAATGTTTTTCAAGGATTTGATGTCATGGGTTTAGGTCGATCTTATGCTAAGTTGGCCTATTGTTTAGGCCTCTCTACGTTGATTGGCGTTTGTATAGCGTTGGAAGTGAATTCTTGGGTCATTTTTTGTAGAAAggccaaagaagaaaagttgagaAGAGAAGGATTCATCAGCGGATGTTCTGACAAAGCAAGTGGTTCAAGCCGAGGTTAA